A region of Culicoides brevitarsis isolate CSIRO-B50_1 chromosome 1, AGI_CSIRO_Cbre_v1, whole genome shotgun sequence DNA encodes the following proteins:
- the LOC134837966 gene encoding RUN domain-containing protein 1: MSFNGNDEMPPAKSHFTFEDFSTEDEFCEKPTMMMPRMDADGADGSSSEPLSTSETALRAMEEEQEMLTSSLMSLTSHFAQVQLRLRQIMESPPEERDQLLKGLEEFAFQGIPELNIPPEVANTENLLDTAVEEQGTRQRELIDTLKSQLEELEKYAYESGTGILPQSILVEKQKVIIDELKSKINLNLDETDLPQLSPDDLKKHVDSALGEFVSPLKMKEQLVTQLKTQITDLERFIKFLQTDGFEKKMMAKGKFNADLKCECKNVHTGEESSKSIKRAYDASSSSYHQPQETLNGKAISLLDKAATMLQFFAMSQFGCSSQRFQMNTLKKTHKGNHWGDLRAQLEVDVQEVLSLVKETSKLLLQERRKKRNNSTSSQDSQDSKLKPPKYSDPELIALSAELTTTVRKRLAISIQRLMEHGLRGMNEQTSLVPFIGCFSHVSRSDYEEYVDGPDGAYREMHAWELILEYYHIKNGEQYNETPARKLSQSFNLDICAGNVQSAKQSLLGTVGTIIALHSPYKRSYNAHFKAFLSAALNAKKLTQWLHLIFQCKELVQTYYSEWSYVRNTGFQDALKSLEILSRYEFELPIDLAVRQFENITDIFI, from the exons ATGTCATTTAACGGGAACGACGAAATGCCGCCCGCCAAAAGTCACTTTACCTTCGAGGACTTCAGTACGGAAGACGAATTCTGCGAAAAACCCACAATGATGATGCCACGAATGGATGCTGACGGAGCAGATGGTTCGTCGTCGGAGCCCTTATCGACAAGCGAAACCGCATTGCGTGCCATGGAAGAGGAACAGGAAATGTTAACGTCATCTCTGATGTCTCTAACATCGCATTTTGCCCAAGTGCAGCTCCGTTTGCGACAAATTATGGAATCTCCGCCCGAGGAACGGGACCAACTTCTCAAAGGCCTCGAAGAATTCGCGTTTCAAGGCATTCCCGAGCTGAATATTCCGCCCGAAGTTGCAAATACGGAAAATTTACTCGATACAGCTGTCGAGGAGCAAGGAACGCGTCAACGGGAACTCATCGATACATTAAAGTCGCAGCTGGAAGAGTTGGAAAAATATGCATATGAGTCGGGAACGGGGATTTTACCGCAATCGATTTTGGTAGAAAAGCAAAAAGTCATCATTGACGAGctcaaaagcaaaataaatttaaatctggATGAAACGGATTTGCCTCAATTGTCTCCGGATGACTTAAAGAAGCACGTTGACTCGGCTTTGGGTGAATTTGTGTCGCCATTGAAGATGAAAGAGCAGCTCGTGACACAATTAAAGACGCAAATTACGGATTTGGAGCGTTTCATAAAATTCCTGCAAACTGAtggatttgagaaaaaaatgatggcaAAGGGAAAATTCAATGCTGATCTCAAATGTGAgtgtaaaaatgttcataCGGGCGAAGAATCGTCAAAAAGTATCAAACGAGCGTACGATGCGAGTTCCAGTTCCTATCATCAGCCCCAAGAAACGCTCAACGGAAAAGCAATTAGTCTGCTCGACAAAGCAGCTACCATGCTGCAATTTTTCGCAATGTCCCAATTCGGATGCAGCAGTCAACGATTCCAGATGAACACGCTGAAGAAAACTCACAAAGGCAACCATTGGGGCGATTTACGGGCCCAACTTGAAGTTGATGTGCAAGAAGTTTTGTCTCTTGTAAAAGAAACGAGCAAATTACTCCTTCAGGAGCGTCGTAAAAAGCGAAATAATTCGACGAGTTCGCAAGATTCGCAGGACAGCAAGTTGAAACCGCCAAAGTATTCGGATCCAGAACTGATAGCGCTCTCCGCTGAACTAACGACGACAGTGAGGAAACGTTTGGCGATCTCCATTCAAAGACTCATGGAACACGGATTGCGTGGCATGAACGAACAAACGAGTCTCGTGCCCTTTATCGGGTGTTTTTCGCACGTTTCGCGATCAGACTATGAGGAATACGTTGACGGGCCTGATGGAGCGTATCGGGAGATGCATGCGTGGGAACTAATTCTCGAATATTACCATATCAAAAATGGGGAACAGTATAATGAGACGCCAGCACGGAAATTGTCGCAGAGCTTTAATCTCGATATTTGTGCGGGAAATGTGCAATCGGCGAAACAGAGTTTGTTGGGCACTGTTGGGACAATAATTGCGCTTCATAGTCCGTATAAGAGGAGTTATAATGCGCATTTTAAGGCTTTTTTGTCAGCTGCTCTcaa tgcaaaaaaactcacacaaTGGCTCCATCTAATATTCCAATGCAAGGAACTCGTCCAAACATATTACTCCGAATGGAGTTATGTTCGTAACACAGGCTTCCAAGATGCACTAAAAAGTTTGGAGATACTGAGTCGTTACGAGTTCGAGCTACCAATTGATCTGGCTGTTCgtcaatttgaaaatatcacagacattttcatttaa
- the LOC134837866 gene encoding nuclear speckle splicing regulatory protein 1, producing the protein MEKKYGLIKASDAKKPLANFSRPSVFGDESSDEDTAPRKIGLPGEKQKQQAKLIQEKAMEEDPTIYQYDEVYDEISNKRAEEKAKKSEDKKPKYIQRLLVAAEKRKIENERRIERQVQKEREAEGEQFKDKEAFVTASYRKKLEELKKAEEEEAREAYLESIGDVRKQGNLDGFYRHIYSQKLDSKPSNEAKNSKKDDESHLIPASATQEDSENEESDPVLSKVQISKTEKRDTKSRSYRKRNNSEAQNTKESDEDEEETVATKKAHLQSNLDADSDFSIDSSSSEDEKEDEKDTIVPESAPLEFVKQTETAEKTEMGPPKAEETTKKLPEEEKKPENGHKEEKEVKPKKEKIDIWKKRTVGDAFDAALQRYYERKALREQ; encoded by the coding sequence ATGGAAAAGAAATACGGCTTAATAAAAGCCTCCGACGCTAAAAAACCGCTTGCCAACTTTTCCCGCCCCTCCGTTTTCGGCGACGAATCATCCGACGAAGACACAGCACCCCGAAAAATCGGTCTACCCGGCGAAAAACAAAAGCAACAAGCAAAACTCATCCAAGAAAAAGCCATGGAAGAAGATCCCACAATTTACCAATACGACGAAGTCTACGACGAAATCTCGAACAAACGAGCTGaagaaaaagcgaaaaaatccGAAGACAAGAAACCGAAATACATCCAACGCTTGCTGGTTGCTGCGGAAAAACGCAAAATCGAGAATGAACGTCGCATCGAACGTCAAGTGCAAAAAGAGCGAGAAGCTGAGGGCGAACAATTCAAGGACAAGGAGGCATTTGTCACGGCTTCGTATCGCAAAAAGTTGGAAGAACTCAAAAAAGCCGAGGAAGAAGAGGCACGCGAAGCATATTTGGAGTCAATTGGCGATGTGAGGAAACAGGGCAACTTGGATGGCTTTTATCGACATATTTACTCGCAAAAACTCGACTCCAAGCCATCGAATGAggctaaaaatagcaaaaaagaCGACGAATCACATTTAATTCCCGCTTCTGCGACGCAAGAAGACTCTGAAAATGAAGAATCGGATCCCGTTTTAAGCAAAGTTCAAATATCCAAGACCGAAAAGCGAGATACAAAGAGTCGAAGTTATCGAAAACGCAACAATTCAGAAGCTCAGAACACGAAAGAAAGCGACGAGGATGAAGAAGAAACAGTTGCAACGAAAAAAGCGCATCTTCAAAGCAATTTAGACGCAGATTCAGACTTCAGTATCGACTCGAGCAGCAGCGAAGATgaaaaagaagacgaaaaagaCACAATAGTACCTGAATCAGCGCCTCTGGAGTTCGTCAAACAAACAGAAACAGCAGAAAAAACGGAAATGGGACCTCCAAAAGCGGAAGAAACAACCAAAAAATTGCCTGAAGAGGAGAAAAAACCCGAAAATGGtcacaaagaagaaaaagaagtcaaaccgaagaaggaaaaaattgacatttggaAGAAACGAACAGTTGGAGATGCATTCGATGCTGCCCTTCAACGGTATTACGAACGAAAAGCGCTGCGAGAACaataa
- the LOC134829895 gene encoding NADH dehydrogenase [ubiquinone] 1 alpha subcomplex subunit 10, mitochondrial has product MAAVFRAGVKQLIAPNGKCLLSVQLPAISQSCNITGKSFRGKTADRPKPWDYKNKGYNVIHSIFDKTRWRWDENSKIIVVDGPIASGKTDFAKSLADELEMMFMPEPHMDRVYVNSYGFDLRTLNDKLPPACRSIENKDFLMHPENMYIANYQFYMMVMRFHDYIDALAHVFNTGQGVVLERSIYSDFVFMETMFKHGYLSKNVRSYYHQIMYHILPELMKPHLAIYLDVPVAEVKNRIKKRNIDYEVNSKVLTDEYLTTLESIYKQQYLKDISKHAELLVYDWSNYGDAEVVVEDIERIDFDRFEKHDPKLRDWRLGHEEEYNAKRMWYTNEKPTLMRYLNIPRLDVPELMLTADENDIYNTVVAESPGNRYDEGYNEDAGDTGLLTKTKTPWIVRE; this is encoded by the exons atggcTGCAGTTTTTCGTGCGGGAGTGAAGCAGCTCATTGCTCCAAATGGCAAATGCCTTCTCAGTGTGCAGTTGCCAGCAATTAGTCAGTCTTGCAACATCACGGGAAAATCTTTTCGTGGCAAAACTGCTGATCGCCCAAAACCATGGGACTACAAAAACAAGGGTTACAACGTAATTCACTCGATTTTCGACAAAACTCGTTGGCGTTGGGATGAAAACAGCAAAATTATCGTCGTTGATGGCCCAATTGCCTCCGGCAAAACTGATTTCGCCAAATCGCTTGCTGATGAATTGGAGATGATGTTCATGCCGGAACCCCATATGGATCGAGTTTACGTCAATTCGTACGGATTTGACTTGCGTACGTTGAACGATAAGCTTCCGCCAGCTTGTCGCAGCATCGAAAACAAGGATTTCTTGATGCACCCCGAGAACATGTACATCGCCAATTACCAATTTTACATGATGGTGATGCGTTTTCACGACTACATCGATGCCTTGGCGCACGTTTTCAACACGGGGCAAGGTGTCGTCCTCGAACGCAGCATCTACTCCGACTTTGTGTTCATGGAAACGATGTTCAAGCACGGCTACTTGTCGAAGAACGTTCGTTCGTACTACCATCAAATCATGTATCACATCTTGCCGGAGCTGATGAAACCGCATTTGGCGATTTATTTGGATGTGCCCGTGGCTGAGGTGAAAAATCGCATCAAGAAACGCAACATTGACTACGAAGTCAACTCGAAGGTTTTGACAGACGAGTATTTGACGACGTTGGAAAGTATCTACAAGCAGCAATATTTGAAGGATATCAGCAAGCATGCCGAGTTGCTCGTTTATGATTGGAGTAATTATGGCGATGCGGAGGTTGTTGTCGAGGATATTGAACGTATCGACTTTGATCGGTTTGAGAAGCACGATCCGAAATTGAGAGATTGGAGACTCGGACATGAGGAGGAGTACAATGCGAAACGCATGTG GTATACCAATGAAAAACCAACCCTCATGCGATATTTGAACATCCCCCGATTGGATGTCCCCGAGCTCATGTTAACTGCTGATGAAAACGATATTTACAATACGGTCGTTGCTGAG AGCCCCGGCAACAGATACGACGAAGGATACAATGAAGATGCCGGCGACACGGGTCTCTTAACAAAGACAAAGACCCCTTGGATTGTGAGAGAATAA